A stretch of the Fusobacterium varium genome encodes the following:
- a CDS encoding putative methionine-R-sulfoxide reductase: MAFNAELYKNLSFKEKYSAFLNEIEEYLSGESDPIANLANASAFISAFFDEINWCGFYLLKKNELVLGPFCGMPATTRIQVGSGVCGTAVERKEKIVVENVCEFPGHITCDVRSKSEVVIPLIKDNKIYGVLDIDSAVYSRFSSDEVVILEKAVAIINKYTDYKKITY, encoded by the coding sequence ATGGCTTTTAATGCAGAACTTTACAAAAATTTAAGTTTTAAAGAAAAATATTCAGCTTTTTTAAATGAAATTGAAGAATATCTTTCTGGAGAGAGTGATCCAATTGCTAACCTTGCTAATGCTTCAGCTTTTATCTCAGCTTTTTTTGATGAAATAAACTGGTGTGGCTTTTATCTTCTAAAAAAGAATGAATTAGTTTTAGGCCCATTTTGTGGAATGCCTGCTACTACTAGAATTCAAGTAGGAAGTGGTGTATGTGGTACTGCTGTAGAAAGAAAAGAAAAAATAGTGGTAGAAAATGTATGTGAATTTCCAGGTCATATCACTTGTGATGTAAGGTCTAAATCTGAAGTTGTTATTCCTCTTATTAAAGATAACAAGATATATGGGGTATTGGATATTGACAGTGCCGTTTACTCAAGATTTTCTTCAGATGAAGTAGTTATTTTAGAAAAAGCCGTAGCTATTATTAATAAATATACTGATTATAAAAAAATAACTTATTAA
- a CDS encoding ATP-dependent DNA helicase PcrA — translation MENKEINLNKEQREAVTYTEGPLLVIAGPGSGKTRTLVERVVHMLIEKKISPEKIMVSTFTDRASKELIGRISERIKDYDSKININDIYMGTLHSICLRLIDEYIEYSDFSEGYQVLDELEQHFFIFSKIKEFKEIDGYNEFFKEIPAANNWGKAGKIQKWVNRINEEGRSLDYVKEEQDKKIGFLKEAHELYQKLLIEDNVIDFASIQREIYRILLNNNFVLEEIRKKIQYIMIDEYQDTNSIQEKIIFELGGNRKNICVVGDDDQGIYRFRGASVKNILEFPNKFDENECKIVTLDINYRSHKDIITFCNRWVSLINWKNFRYQKDIQPPADKEFVDNPGVIRIGGSSENQWKENIYKFIKNLKTMGKIEDYSQIAFLFKSVRFSRVKELIDYLEERDIPAYSPRSKNFFYRKEVKLVLGALLVLFPQSKPLVLDDVYIRKTAAYYNDCITALKKYLAKDKELYDWILKNREKNLDLGEEKGENISRIFYSLFAFKTFKELIDLNKNGAKEGREIYNLGILSQIFDKFENLSRIEYITKENIEKVVRYLFVTHIRLLFEKGIDEYENKETLLGAVSFMTIHQAKGLEFPVVIVGSLESEPDNRELTEEDRLEDVITLGNDFEPGDRKNIFDFWRVFYTAFSRAQNLLVLTSIENRAGGKELPSKIFKPVYETIPYWNDENFHFEKLQISKLKESETKEFLSYTGHILIYEDCPLRYRFYKEFEFKPLKTNKTSFGILVHKTIENIHKEVKSDVEKIYSDEELKELVEKNYNMLKKNVRVFLGENIRERAFEQIKRYVDSVKNNWNNIISSEEKEYSVENNYILEGTIDLLRKQGDYIELLDFKTGRFSGYNDSRYTSYERQIEIYSYMLREKYNPENLRAYLYYTGNKEEPMVEIKLEKNKIEQTISNFEDTVKKILNREFNRREFSEEKCRECEFKDYCRGE, via the coding sequence ATGGAAAATAAAGAGATAAATTTAAATAAAGAACAGAGAGAGGCAGTAACTTATACAGAGGGGCCGCTTTTAGTAATTGCAGGACCTGGTTCTGGAAAGACAAGAACATTAGTGGAAAGAGTAGTCCATATGCTTATCGAAAAAAAAATATCTCCAGAAAAGATAATGGTATCAACCTTTACAGACAGAGCTTCTAAAGAATTAATTGGAAGAATATCTGAAAGAATAAAAGATTATGATTCAAAAATAAATATAAATGACATATATATGGGAACTTTGCATTCTATATGTCTTCGTTTAATAGATGAATATATAGAATATTCTGATTTTAGTGAAGGCTATCAAGTACTGGATGAACTTGAGCAGCATTTTTTTATTTTTTCAAAAATAAAGGAATTTAAAGAAATAGATGGATATAATGAGTTTTTTAAGGAAATTCCAGCCGCTAATAATTGGGGAAAAGCAGGAAAAATTCAAAAATGGGTAAATAGAATAAATGAAGAAGGAAGAAGCCTAGATTATGTAAAAGAGGAACAGGATAAAAAAATAGGATTCTTAAAGGAAGCTCATGAATTATATCAAAAATTATTAATAGAGGACAATGTAATAGATTTTGCTTCTATACAAAGAGAAATATATAGAATACTTTTAAATAATAATTTTGTATTGGAGGAAATCAGAAAAAAAATTCAATATATAATGATTGATGAATATCAGGATACAAATTCAATTCAAGAAAAAATAATTTTTGAATTGGGAGGAAACAGAAAAAATATATGTGTTGTTGGAGATGATGATCAGGGAATATATAGGTTCAGAGGTGCATCAGTAAAAAATATACTGGAATTTCCAAATAAATTTGATGAAAATGAATGCAAAATAGTGACTCTTGATATAAATTACCGTTCGCATAAGGATATAATAACTTTCTGCAACAGATGGGTAAGCCTTATAAACTGGAAAAATTTTAGATATCAAAAAGATATACAGCCACCAGCAGATAAAGAATTTGTAGATAATCCAGGAGTTATCAGAATAGGAGGAAGTTCTGAAAATCAATGGAAAGAAAATATATATAAGTTTATAAAGAATTTAAAGACAATGGGAAAAATAGAAGATTACAGTCAAATAGCATTTTTATTTAAATCAGTAAGATTCTCAAGAGTTAAAGAATTGATAGATTATTTGGAAGAAAGAGATATTCCTGCTTATTCTCCTCGTTCTAAGAATTTTTTCTATAGAAAAGAAGTGAAACTTGTATTGGGAGCACTGCTTGTGTTATTTCCACAAAGTAAGCCATTAGTTTTAGATGATGTCTATATAAGAAAAACAGCTGCTTATTATAATGATTGTATTACTGCATTAAAAAAATATCTGGCAAAGGATAAGGAATTATATGATTGGATATTAAAGAACAGAGAAAAAAATTTAGATTTAGGAGAGGAGAAAGGGGAAAATATAAGCAGAATTTTTTATTCTCTTTTTGCATTTAAAACATTTAAAGAACTTATAGATTTGAATAAAAATGGTGCTAAAGAGGGAAGAGAAATATACAATCTGGGAATTCTTTCACAAATCTTTGATAAATTTGAAAATTTAAGCAGAATAGAGTATATAACAAAGGAAAATATTGAAAAAGTAGTAAGATATCTTTTTGTAACACATATCAGGCTTCTTTTTGAAAAAGGAATAGATGAATATGAAAATAAAGAAACTTTGCTGGGGGCAGTGTCATTTATGACAATTCATCAGGCAAAAGGGCTGGAGTTTCCAGTGGTTATAGTAGGGTCATTGGAGTCTGAACCAGATAATAGAGAGTTGACAGAAGAAGACAGACTAGAAGACGTTATAACTCTAGGAAATGATTTTGAACCTGGAGATAGGAAAAATATTTTTGATTTCTGGAGAGTTTTCTATACAGCTTTTTCCAGAGCACAAAATCTTCTTGTATTGACAAGTATAGAAAACAGAGCTGGTGGAAAAGAACTGCCATCAAAGATTTTTAAACCTGTTTATGAAACAATACCTTATTGGAATGATGAAAATTTTCATTTTGAAAAGTTACAGATATCTAAATTAAAAGAGTCAGAAACTAAAGAATTTTTATCTTACACAGGACATATATTGATATATGAAGATTGCCCTTTGAGATATAGATTTTACAAAGAATTTGAATTTAAGCCTTTAAAAACCAATAAAACATCTTTTGGAATACTTGTACATAAAACAATTGAGAATATTCATAAAGAAGTAAAAAGTGATGTTGAAAAAATTTATTCTGATGAGGAATTAAAAGAGCTTGTTGAAAAAAACTATAATATGCTGAAAAAAAATGTCAGAGTATTTCTTGGAGAAAATATAAGAGAAAGAGCTTTTGAGCAGATTAAAAGATATGTGGATAGTGTAAAAAATAATTGGAATAATATAATAAGTTCTGAAGAAAAAGAATACAGTGTAGAAAATAACTATATTTTAGAAGGAACAATTGACCTTTTGAGAAAACAAGGAGATTATATAGAACTGCTGGATTTTAAAACTGGAAGATTTTCTGGATATAATGACAGCAGATATACTTCTTATGAAAGGCAGATAGAAATATATTCATATATGCTGAGAGAAAAATATAATCCAGAAAATTTAAGAGCTTACTTGTATTACACAGGAAATAAAGAAGAACCTATGGTGGAGATAAAATTAGAAAAAAATAAGATAGAGCAAACTATTTCTAATTTTGAGGATACTGTAAAAAAAATATTGAATAGAGAATTCAATAGAAGAGAGTTTTCAGAAGAAAAATGCAGAGAATGTGAATTTAAAGATTATTGCAGAGGAGAGTAA
- a CDS encoding diguanylate cyclase, whose amino-acid sequence MKINRIHLENYRIHDKLDVEFDSGINLLLGENGKGKSSILEAIGYALFDSELRGGNQREAIKYGKKSAKIEIEFTGIDGEDYIVTRKIPGSTSIYKKDNPELQLIGKEDRIRELCGIKGDLKGIYDNVIVAKQNEFISSFKEKDNEREKIFNKVFNTDIYKKIYEGYSREAVNRYEKDIEIEKNSMENIAEIMEDPADIKEKLEFEKGKAKEYNLSLTLLNDEKSKVKEFLNSYNSLNIEIEKLTGEINALSENIRNKNEELIKVSNSIKESEISEKIVKENRDKYEEYQKYSQEINILKVRKKELEKIKEECLLHEKEINLLEKLNSEIDGEIKVFKNKKENNESLLLERKNKLLEIEKEIEDKNVKSVEYKSELNKITPLLVKLEEFEKKLESGENNIKNFEIKLEEKLEEINKEKEKRKYLMSENLESQLSELEEYEKKKKLLEDEILKKDLLLKENEEAFEMLKTSYCPYLKEQCKNLDGKNIDEYFKDKREKYIKEIEDKKNTVKEINHKLINKNEIMEKIIKLDTLSKEINEKEAEFIQEKLKLETGKSKIENEKLKLKNFKLENNIESKEKLSEIRITLKTKIDSLDLLKSEDIKGGLEKEIENLNKNINIELKNIEAKKILIKENIKTLEEKRNFLGENKIFSNELITVNENIDKLEKKTDSLEKSSNLYLENYKKAMEKNQLEKNLENIKLIIENNEIKFKEKSALLELKRRDIESMDLEKFQEKDNKITSDIEEIREKLGAVNSEVETLKKKLEEIKKYENLLKNKRKYLEKLNMKLELTKIFREKIKSMGKEVSKNMLKEIEILATENFRKITGRGEKIIWSNEDKNKYVVFLDGDRGELKFEQLSGGEQVAVAISIRGAMSELFTESKFSIFDEPTNNLDTERRRSLADSIGEILKNLEQSIIVTHDDTFREMAQKVIEL is encoded by the coding sequence ATGAAAATAAATAGAATACATCTGGAAAATTATCGTATTCATGATAAATTAGATGTAGAATTTGATAGTGGAATAAACCTTCTTCTTGGAGAAAATGGGAAAGGAAAATCATCTATTCTTGAAGCTATAGGTTATGCTCTCTTTGATTCTGAATTGAGAGGAGGAAATCAAAGAGAAGCAATAAAATATGGGAAAAAAAGTGCAAAAATAGAGATAGAATTTACTGGAATAGATGGTGAAGATTATATAGTTACCAGAAAAATACCAGGCTCAACAAGTATATACAAAAAAGATAATCCAGAGCTTCAACTAATAGGAAAAGAAGATAGAATAAGAGAACTTTGTGGTATTAAAGGTGACTTGAAAGGAATATATGATAATGTAATTGTTGCTAAGCAAAATGAATTTATATCTTCTTTTAAGGAAAAAGATAATGAAAGAGAAAAGATATTTAATAAAGTATTTAATACTGATATATATAAAAAAATATATGAAGGATATTCAAGAGAGGCAGTAAATAGATACGAAAAAGATATTGAGATAGAAAAAAACAGTATGGAAAATATAGCTGAAATAATGGAAGATCCTGCTGATATAAAAGAAAAATTAGAATTTGAAAAAGGAAAAGCAAAAGAATATAATTTGAGTTTAACTTTACTAAATGATGAGAAAAGTAAAGTAAAAGAATTTTTGAACTCATATAATTCTTTAAATATAGAGATAGAAAAACTTACTGGTGAGATAAATGCTTTATCTGAAAATATAAGAAATAAGAATGAAGAATTAATCAAAGTAAGTAATTCTATAAAAGAAAGTGAAATTTCAGAAAAAATAGTAAAAGAAAATAGAGATAAGTATGAAGAATATCAGAAATATTCCCAAGAAATAAATATATTAAAAGTTAGGAAAAAAGAGTTGGAAAAGATAAAAGAAGAATGTCTTTTACACGAAAAAGAAATAAATTTATTAGAAAAGTTAAATTCAGAAATTGATGGAGAAATAAAAGTTTTTAAAAATAAAAAAGAAAATAATGAATCACTGCTTTTAGAAAGAAAGAATAAATTATTAGAAATAGAAAAAGAAATAGAGGATAAAAATGTAAAGTCTGTTGAATATAAGTCTGAATTAAATAAAATAACACCTCTTTTAGTAAAATTGGAAGAATTTGAGAAAAAGCTTGAATCTGGAGAAAATAATATAAAAAATTTTGAAATAAAATTAGAGGAAAAGTTGGAGGAGATAAATAAAGAGAAAGAAAAAAGAAAATATTTAATGAGTGAAAATCTTGAAAGCCAACTTTCTGAATTAGAGGAGTATGAAAAAAAGAAAAAGCTATTAGAGGATGAGATATTAAAAAAAGATTTACTATTGAAAGAAAATGAAGAAGCTTTTGAAATGTTGAAAACTTCATATTGTCCATATTTAAAAGAACAGTGTAAAAATCTTGATGGAAAAAATATAGATGAATATTTTAAAGATAAAAGAGAGAAGTATATAAAAGAGATAGAAGATAAAAAAAATACTGTAAAAGAAATAAACCATAAACTCATAAATAAAAATGAGATAATGGAAAAAATAATAAAATTAGATACCTTATCAAAAGAAATTAATGAAAAAGAAGCAGAATTTATTCAAGAAAAATTAAAACTAGAAACTGGAAAATCTAAAATAGAAAATGAAAAGTTGAAATTAAAAAACTTTAAATTAGAAAATAATATTGAAAGTAAAGAAAAGCTTTCTGAAATAAGAATAACACTTAAAACAAAGATTGACAGTTTGGATTTATTAAAGTCTGAAGATATAAAAGGTGGCCTTGAAAAAGAGATAGAAAATCTTAATAAAAATATAAATATAGAATTAAAAAATATAGAAGCAAAAAAAATATTAATTAAAGAAAATATAAAAACTTTAGAAGAAAAAAGAAATTTTCTTGGTGAAAATAAAATTTTCTCTAATGAATTGATAACTGTTAATGAGAATATTGATAAATTAGAAAAAAAGACAGATAGTTTAGAAAAAAGCAGTAACCTTTATCTTGAAAATTACAAAAAAGCTATGGAAAAAAATCAATTAGAAAAAAATCTTGAAAATATAAAGTTGATTATTGAAAATAATGAAATAAAATTTAAAGAAAAAAGTGCTTTATTAGAACTAAAAAGAAGAGATATAGAAAGTATGGATTTAGAAAAATTTCAGGAAAAAGATAATAAAATTACATCTGATATTGAAGAGATAAGAGAAAAATTAGGAGCAGTAAATAGTGAAGTAGAAACTTTAAAAAAGAAATTAGAAGAAATAAAGAAATATGAAAATTTGCTAAAAAATAAAAGAAAGTATTTGGAAAAACTAAATATGAAATTAGAACTTACTAAGATATTTAGAGAAAAAATAAAATCTATGGGTAAGGAAGTTTCAAAAAATATGCTTAAAGAGATAGAAATACTTGCAACTGAGAACTTTAGAAAAATAACTGGAAGAGGAGAAAAAATAATCTGGTCTAATGAAGATAAGAATAAATATGTTGTATTTTTAGATGGAGACAGAGGAGAATTAAAATTTGAGCAGCTTTCAGGAGGAGAACAGGTTGCAGTGGCAATTTCTATAAGAGGAGCAATGAGTGAACTGTTTACAGAAAGTAAATTTTCAATATTTGATGAACCTACTAATAATCTTGATACAGAAAGAAGAAGAAGTCTGGCTGATTCAATTGGAGAGATATTAAAAAATCTGGAACAAAGTATAATAGTGACTCATGATGATACTTTTAGAGAAATGGCACAGAAAGTCATAGAGTTATAG
- a CDS encoding putative metallophosphatase, translating into MKILHCSDIHLGKKPFGTKEFSQKRYLDFFNAFEQAADRGIEKEIDIFLITGDLFDKKELSPDTLDRCEKVFLKLKNNNIQVLLIEGNHDNISGYDEINSWLGYLERKGYVRRGKYRASNEGYEFEKITIRDVNFYGVGYPGFAVDEVLEKLSEYLNENEKNIVMVHTALGGSEFLPGLVNTDIIKRFKDKVIYMAGGHLHSFISYPKDKPYFFIPGSTEFWNVLNEKNNSKGVIIFDTDTLEYEFSELSPRTRIEKEFTYENDIIGEFEEFSKNLGLTGEELVIVNIKLKDSGYVNVNELEKILESNGALKGYIKLRYPNSIFDRNLGEEGYYSVRDVEREIINYWEEFSDAEKITSYLQKFKEYQEENDREKDFFELFDTMLEEEIGNENK; encoded by the coding sequence ATGAAAATACTTCATTGTTCGGATATACATTTAGGAAAGAAACCTTTTGGAACAAAAGAGTTTTCTCAAAAAAGATATTTGGATTTTTTTAATGCTTTTGAACAGGCTGCAGACAGAGGAATAGAAAAAGAAATAGATATTTTTTTAATAACTGGAGATTTATTTGACAAAAAAGAGCTTTCACCAGACACTTTAGACAGGTGTGAAAAGGTATTTTTAAAGTTAAAAAATAATAATATTCAGGTTCTTCTTATTGAAGGAAATCATGATAACATATCAGGATATGATGAGATAAACTCATGGCTTGGATATCTGGAGAGAAAAGGTTATGTAAGACGAGGAAAATATAGAGCTTCAAATGAAGGATATGAATTTGAAAAAATAACAATAAGAGATGTTAATTTTTACGGAGTAGGATATCCAGGGTTTGCTGTTGATGAAGTTTTAGAAAAACTGAGTGAATATTTAAATGAAAATGAAAAAAATATAGTCATGGTGCATACAGCATTGGGAGGGTCAGAATTTCTTCCAGGGCTTGTAAATACAGATATAATAAAAAGATTTAAAGATAAGGTTATATATATGGCAGGAGGACATCTCCACTCATTTATAAGCTATCCAAAAGATAAACCATATTTTTTCATACCAGGTTCAACTGAATTCTGGAATGTTTTAAATGAAAAAAATAACTCTAAGGGAGTTATAATTTTTGATACAGATACTTTAGAATATGAATTTTCTGAACTTTCTCCAAGAACAAGAATAGAGAAGGAATTTACTTATGAGAATGATATTATAGGTGAATTTGAAGAATTTTCAAAAAATTTGGGATTAACTGGAGAAGAACTGGTTATTGTAAATATAAAATTAAAAGATAGTGGATATGTAAATGTAAATGAACTTGAAAAAATATTAGAAAGTAATGGAGCTTTAAAAGGTTACATAAAATTGAGATATCCTAACTCTATTTTTGATAGAAATTTAGGAGAAGAGGGATATTACTCTGTGAGAGATGTAGAAAGAGAAATTATAAACTATTGGGAAGAATTTTCTGATGCTGAAAAAATAACATCTTATCTTCAAAAATTTAAAGAATATCAAGAGGAAAATGATAGAGAAAAAGATTTTTTTGAACTTTTTGATACTATGCTTGAGGAGGAGATAGGGAATGAAAATAAATAG
- the cas6 gene encoding CRISPR-associated protein Cas6, giving the protein MKSWVLELKVFLLEDIESHSAIEKIAAFIDSTFDKDEHWKEYHTDKKVKEYCFNSFYPVKVNTKKYNAGEIYTVQIRTISKELKEHFMKYLKDNITKELKGLIIKEREMEYRYIDKLVSVTPTILKTENGYWKKNISLVEYENRLKLNIIKKYNSIFNENLDENVDLFNFIEFKNKVPVKVKYKNINLLGDKLVLGIAKNETAQKLAFLCLSVGLGEMNARGFSYMNPRWV; this is encoded by the coding sequence ATGAAAAGTTGGGTTTTAGAATTGAAAGTTTTTTTATTGGAAGATATAGAATCACACAGTGCTATAGAAAAAATAGCTGCTTTTATAGATTCTACTTTTGATAAGGATGAGCACTGGAAAGAATATCATACAGATAAAAAAGTTAAAGAATATTGCTTTAATTCTTTTTATCCAGTAAAAGTTAATACTAAAAAGTATAATGCAGGAGAAATATACACAGTTCAAATAAGGACTATTTCTAAAGAATTAAAAGAACATTTTATGAAATATTTAAAAGATAATATAACAAAGGAATTAAAAGGATTGATAATAAAAGAGAGGGAAATGGAATATAGATATATTGATAAGCTTGTTTCTGTTACCCCTACAATACTGAAAACAGAAAATGGATATTGGAAAAAAAATATTTCATTAGTAGAGTATGAAAATAGACTAAAGTTAAATATAATAAAAAAATATAATTCTATTTTTAATGAAAATCTAGATGAAAATGTTGATTTATTTAATTTTATTGAATTTAAAAATAAAGTTCCTGTGAAAGTAAAATATAAGAATATTAATCTACTTGGAGATAAGCTTGTTCTAGGAATAGCTAAAAATGAAACTGCTCAAAAATTAGCTTTTCTATGCCTGAGTGTAGGGCTGGGAGAGATGAATGCAAGAGGATTTTCTTATATGAATCCAAGATGGGTATAA
- a CDS encoding putative acetyltransferase — protein MIRNLKNEDINTVMELWKNSTMEAQNFIPDSYWLENYDNVKNNYLPNSTTCVYEEGGEIKGFVSLIDEIFIGGLFIEVGSQRKGIGNRMLNFLKERYDKLQLAVYDKNIRAMNFYLKSGFKILNTEIDEKTKEKEHLMEWRR, from the coding sequence ATGATTAGAAATTTAAAAAATGAAGATATTAATACAGTTATGGAATTATGGAAAAATTCAACAATGGAAGCTCAAAATTTTATTCCAGACAGTTATTGGCTGGAAAACTATGATAATGTAAAAAATAATTATTTACCAAATTCAACTACTTGTGTATATGAAGAAGGTGGAGAGATAAAAGGTTTTGTAAGCTTGATAGATGAGATATTTATAGGTGGACTGTTTATAGAAGTGGGCAGCCAAAGAAAAGGAATTGGGAACAGAATGCTTAATTTTTTAAAAGAAAGGTATGATAAATTACAGCTTGCAGTATATGATAAGAATATAAGAGCAATGAATTTTTATCTGAAATCAGGCTTCAAAATATTAAATACTGAAATTGATGAAAAAACAAAAGAAAAAGAACATTTGATGGAGTGGAGGAGATAA
- the cas8b gene encoding CRISPR-associated protein Cas8b — MLRECVEIFTEIYNKKGERFITDSYELEPGDYFIVKSDRSYSHIKIERTKKIEENSNRRIIEDYEYLAERDYLSRLLDMNKPIDGKKQIHSNNYLSFFVKNNVLSEKKKELEESIEKYYEILKNPFLKYDKGEKKRVYTQLEEKLGKPSEEKIQKNYEWIKENLYKIKEEIKDGKEYIKIFFDEDIEEYKKENERYVIPNIYNSVDYNVIINDETYGLPNNNLNLNSKKPYLENKTRKEKYTVPYLLNEEEVFKQKKFFDYIYNMANSGKRNIYISSDKKEIIPLGNRESLSDDFTGYYLRIRKDKSESAIERYDIIPNYKAEIYPEIKILDCLGNGDKGKLEYGSSINKNSELAAVLNNLLFNGKLYGIIFENLKDLKIFDERIKNIANQYKEVFFELVYKGDMKKFADNYKKIFLELIKNSLCKKDYITEAYDMFNLMASIGDSIKNERGMTVNKHQEIKEKFRNIFETGVGEIENDEEYFFALGQLAKFLISRNRITVKTHELVVRVIESRDIEGLKREIYKLFRKYAYDIGFYSTKFNTLYERILGYEAESEEINMDRLLGGYLADSLIYEKSAKEENETNNGAKEINGKENE, encoded by the coding sequence TTGTTACGAGAATGTGTTGAAATCTTTACTGAAATATACAATAAAAAAGGAGAAAGATTTATAACAGACAGCTATGAATTGGAGCCAGGTGACTATTTTATAGTTAAGAGTGATAGAAGTTATAGTCATATAAAAATAGAAAGAACAAAAAAAATAGAAGAAAATTCAAATAGAAGAATTATAGAAGATTATGAATATTTAGCAGAAAGAGATTATTTAAGTAGATTGTTAGATATGAATAAACCAATTGATGGCAAGAAACAAATTCATTCTAATAATTATCTATCTTTTTTTGTTAAGAATAATGTTCTAAGTGAGAAGAAAAAAGAATTAGAAGAAAGTATAGAGAAGTATTATGAAATTTTGAAAAATCCATTTCTCAAATATGACAAAGGGGAAAAGAAAAGAGTATATACACAACTTGAAGAAAAGTTAGGAAAACCTTCAGAAGAAAAAATTCAAAAAAATTATGAATGGATTAAGGAAAATCTTTATAAGATAAAAGAAGAAATAAAAGATGGGAAGGAATATATCAAGATATTTTTTGATGAAGACATAGAAGAGTATAAGAAAGAGAATGAGAGATATGTCATTCCTAATATATATAACAGTGTAGACTATAATGTAATAATAAATGATGAAACTTATGGACTGCCAAATAATAACCTCAATTTAAATTCTAAAAAACCATATTTAGAAAATAAAACGAGAAAAGAGAAATATACTGTTCCTTATTTATTGAATGAAGAAGAGGTATTTAAGCAAAAAAAATTCTTTGACTATATCTACAATATGGCAAATTCAGGAAAAAGAAATATATATATTTCATCTGATAAAAAAGAAATAATTCCTTTAGGAAATAGAGAGTCTTTGAGTGATGATTTCACTGGGTACTATTTGAGAATAAGAAAAGATAAAAGTGAAAGTGCAATAGAGAGATATGATATTATTCCAAATTATAAAGCTGAAATTTATCCTGAAATAAAAATATTAGACTGCTTAGGAAATGGAGATAAGGGTAAATTAGAATATGGAAGCTCAATAAATAAAAACTCTGAATTGGCTGCTGTATTGAATAATCTTTTATTCAATGGAAAACTTTATGGGATAATTTTTGAAAATTTAAAAGACTTGAAAATATTTGACGAAAGAATAAAAAACATAGCAAATCAATATAAAGAAGTATTCTTCGAATTAGTATATAAAGGAGATATGAAAAAATTTGCTGATAATTACAAAAAAATATTTTTAGAACTTATAAAAAATTCTTTGTGTAAAAAAGATTACATAACAGAAGCATATGATATGTTTAATTTAATGGCTAGCATAGGAGATAGTATAAAAAATGAAAGGGGTATGACTGTGAATAAACATCAAGAAATAAAAGAAAAATTTAGAAATATATTTGAAACTGGTGTGGGAGAGATAGAAAATGATGAAGAATATTTCTTCGCTTTAGGACAATTAGCAAAATTTTTAATTTCTAGAAATAGAATAACTGTAAAAACACATGAATTAGTAGTAAGGGTTATTGAAAGTAGAGATATTGAAGGGTTAAAAAGAGAAATTTATAAACTTTTTAGGAAATATGCTTATGATATAGGTTTCTACAGTACAAAATTTAATACTCTTTATGAACGAATATTAGGATATGAAGCTGAAAGTGAAGAAATAAATATGGATAGATTATTAGGAGGATACTTAGCTGATTCATTGATTTATGAAAAATCAGCTAAAGAAGAAAATGAAACTAATAATGGAGCTAAAGAAATTAATGGGAAGGAGAATGAATAA